One window of Amaranthus tricolor cultivar Red isolate AtriRed21 chromosome 13, ASM2621246v1, whole genome shotgun sequence genomic DNA carries:
- the LOC130797962 gene encoding probable xyloglucan 6-xylosyltransferase 3: MGHLSTPTTIKILILCGFITIIILRNTIGIDNFTSSSSQFQHQALNIGSNPVIFPNIVSNKNKSRIDNIALPNNDASPVIVFNVESSKNLSRLDHITLPNNDTDTNPVNLSIVESSRNLFRLNYKTQPNNTNPVNLTNIESNKNPSDVNDVDKIEILYDSTLTYTLGPKIGDWDTRRRKWLEQNPSFPTIIRRKTRVLLVTGSPPNPCENPFGDHYLVKGLKNKIDYCRLHGIEIMYNMAYLDKVMTGFWSKLPLIRKLMVSHPEFEWIWWMDSDAFFTDMVFEVPLSRYQDFNLVIHGYPDLLFKEKSWIALNTGSFFLRNCQWSLDLLDAWAPMGPKGRVRDEAGKLLASKLKGRPVFEADDQSALIYLLIYEKDKWMNKVFIENSYYLHGFWLGLVDNYEELSEKYNPGLGDERWPFVTHFVGCKTCNSFRDYPFEKCFKSMERAFNFADNQVIQLYGFKHSSLLNPNIKRFRNETHKPLMFVDELDIRRHIVVGSTKR; the protein is encoded by the coding sequence ATGGGTCATTTGAGCACTCCTACTACCATAAAGATCCTCATATTATGTGGGTTTATAACCATTATCATTCTCAGAAATACCATTGGAATTGATAATTTCACCAGCTCATCCTCACAATTTCAGCACCAAGCCCTTAACATTGGCTCCAATCCGGTCATCTTTCCTAATATTGTGTCCAACAAGAACAAGTCTCGAATCGACAATATCGCCCTTCCTAACAATGACGCTAGTCCGGTCATTGTTTTTAATGTCGAGTCGAGCAAGAACCTGTCTCGACTCGACCATATAACCCTTCCTAACAATGACACGGACACTAATCCGGTCAATCTTTCTATAGTCGAGTCGAGCAGGAACCTGTTTCGACTCAACTATAAAACCCAACCAAACAACACTAATCCGGTTAATTTAACCAACATTGAATCCAACAAAAACCCATCAGATGTGAATGATGTGGATAAAATTGAAATATTGTACGACTCCACCTTGACCTACACGTTGGGGCCCAAAATCGGAGACTGGGATACCCGGCGCCGAAAATGGCTAGAGCAAAACCCGAGTTTTCCTACTATAATCCGTAGGAAAACCCGGGTTTTGCTTGTGACTGGTTCACCACCAAACCCATGTGAAAACCCATTTGGGGATCACTATTTAGTAAAAGGGCTAAAAAACAAGATTGATTATTGTAGGTTACATGGGATTGAGATTATGTACAATATGGCCTATTTAGACAAGGTAATGACAGGGTTTTGGTCAAAACTACCCTTAATTAGAAAATTAATGGTATCTCATCCAGAATTTGAATGGATCTGGTGGATGGATAGTGATGCATTTTTCACGGATATGGTATTTGAAGTCCCATTAAGTAGATACCAAGATTTCAACCTTGTAATCCATGGATACCCAGATTTATTATTCAAGGAAAAATCATGGATTGCACTCAACACAGGAAGTTTCTTTCTAAGAAATTGTCAATGGTCATTAGATTTGCTTGATGCTTGGGCCCCAATGGGTCCAAAGGGTCGGGTCCGGGACGAGGCAGGGAAACTTCTAGCATCAAAATTGAAAGGAAGACCCGTTTTTGAGGCAGATGATCAATCAGCATTGATATATTTGTTGATATATGAAAAGGATAAATGGATGAATAAGGTATTTATTGAAAATTCTTATTATTTACATGGGTTTTGGTTGGGTTTAGTGGATAATTATGAGGAATTAAGTGAGAAATATAATCCAGGTTTAGGTGATGAAAGGTGGCCTTTTGTTACTCATTTTGTTGGGTGTAAGACTTGTAATAGTTTTAGGGATTACCCATTTGAGAAATGTTTTAAAAGTATGGAAAGAGCCTTTAATTTTGCTGATAATCAAGTGATTCAGCTTTATGGGTTTAAACATAGTTCTTTATTGAATCCTAATATCAAGAGGTTTAGGAATGAGACTCATAAACCTCTTATGTTTGTTGATGAACTTGATATTAGAAGGCATATTGTTGTTGGTTCAACAAAGAGGTAG